In the Deinococcus roseus genome, TACCCCTCTTCCCAGAGCTGGGTTGTGGGGACCACATCGGCCCACTGGGAAAGCAAATCTTGCACCTCCTGGGCATGTCCGGGTTTCACATGCACATAGCGGGCCACCTTCTCCCCGGAAACCGGGCGCACCAGATGGGGTTGCAAGTCAGGTTGCTGGTCCAGCCACACGTTCTGCACAATGCTTTTGTGTCCATGGTCTGCAGTCAGCAGGAACGTGGTGTTGTCCGGGAGTCTTCTGATGGTGCGCTGTAAAATCCCGTCCAGACCCAGCATTTCGTCGCTGGCCTCCTGACTTTCGGGGTTGAAGCGGTGGCACATGTCATCAAAATGGGGGTAATACACCACCACATAATTGGAGTGCTGCAAGGCAGCAGACACCAGTGTAGGAATGGTGTTGGGTGTGAAGTAAAAGCCTTCCTGATGTGCCCCTTCATGGTGCCAGCCACTCAGAAAAGAGCCCAGAAAAGCGGCTGGAAAAATGACTGTGCTTTTGACCCCCACGCTCTGCAACTGGCGGTACACAGAGCGCGTTTTTCGCATGAACCCCACATTCACAACCTGGCGGGTGAATTCATCCCTCTGGTGCACCAGATTGACGATGCTGCCCAGTTCTGGAAGCCACAGGCACCCGGAGAGCCACCCGGTTCTGGCTGGAGGTGCCCCCATGTGCAGGGTGGTCAGGGCAGCCATGGTGGCACTGGGGAACACGCTGGTGAGGGTCCTGTGCTCCGAAAAATGCTGCAGGATGGTGGTGTCCTGCTGCTGGGTGTGCCTGAGAATCTGCTGCTGTCCCAGACCATCTGCAATGAACAGCACCACTTTTTTCTGAAAGGGGATGGGGTCCCTGAGGGGTGCATCTGGAGGGTTCAAACCGAAATGCTGCTGGATGCTGCTGATCAAATTGAGAATGCTGCCCCCCAGCAAATCCGGCCTGAGGGTGTTTGAAAGCAGGGTCATGCGCTTCATTCTAGCGGGAGCGCATGCAAAAACCATTTCCTATTCTTCGTATTGAAAAATGTCCTCGATGTTCAGGCTGAACACCCTGGCGATCTTGAACGCCAGCGGCAAACTGGGATCGTATTTCCCGGTCTCCAGGGCGTTGATGGTCTGCCGGGAGGTGTCCAGCATGATGGCCAGATCGGCCTGGGTGAGGTTGCGTTCTGCACGTAAAACCTTGATGCGGTTTTTCATGTTCTGGATTGCACCCCCATGCTGACAATGAAGGTGAGTGTGCCCAGTGCCCAGCCGGTCCAGACGGGCAACATCGGAAGCTTTCCAGCCTGTTGCAGGGGATACCAGGCCATGGTGACCAGCATCACCACCACAAAAGCCAGGGCTGCAGCTTTCAGGAGCCGGATTCTGCCGTATTCATCGTTGGTGAGGTACACCCGGTAAGCCCAAAAGAACAGCATGAACGGAAAAGCCGTTCGGATGCCCACCGTGACCCCGTGCAGAAAACCATGCGTTCCAGTCTGCGGGCCGGTGCGGTCCATCAACATGGAAATCAGGACGGTCAGGGCTGCAATGATGATGCCCGAGCGCAGCATGATCTGCAGGACTTTTCTGACCCGTTCTTCCCGGTTCATTCTCGCTCCGTTCTGGACTGGAAAGCCATGGCGAGCCCATAAGCGGCAGACCCCACGGTCCAGATCACCCACAGGGGAAGACCGGGCCAGCGCAGGGCCATTTGCAAAGGGAAGTAGACCATGCTGAGGCCCATCACCACCATGAAACCCACAGCCACAGCTTTGAGGGTCATGACCCTGCCGAATTCGTCCATGACCTGATATCCACGGTAAGCCATCACGATCAGGGAGATGGGAAGCACCACCATCAAACCCGTGCCCATTCCTCTCAGGTAAGCAGGGGATGGCGAGTCAGGGGCAAAAATCAGGATGAGGCTGCCCAGAACCGCAATCACAATGGCGGTGATGGCTCCCCTGAACATGGTTTTCCGTATGCGGCTGTCGCGTTCCATTGGTGCCCCCATCTGCAAACCGTCTGAACTCATCTTAGGGATTTTTCAGGAAATGTCAAGTTCACTTTACATTTCCGTTTTCCCTGCAGCAGCTAAGCCAGATGGACATCACCTTTAAGCATGCGTTGTAGGCCAAATTGAAGCGCTTTATTTGAATTTGTCAAGTGGGAACGGGCACATGGAAGGCAACTGGCAGGCTGCATAATGCTTTACAGAACCGCGTCATACGTATAACCCCAGAGCGCGGAAGGAGAACACCATGGACCTGTCTGCCTCTGCCAAATTCAGAAACCCACTGTTTAACGCACTGAAAAACCTGCTGAATCAGCCCATCTTGCCCGCTGCCAGCACCCCGGAACTTCCCAGCATGGACCTGTCCCACCTGCCCATCCCGGGCCTCAACACCCACCTGAGAAACGGCTACCAGCTGGAAACCGTGCTCTTTGAAGGTGCAGGCAGCTCCGGGCGCTACACCCGTTACGCTGTGGAGTTTCACAGCCACACTGGCAAACCCTTCACCACCGAACTCACCCGCGAATGGCCCACCCACACCGTGGTGGTTGGCGCAAAAGTGCAGTACATGGACCCCGAGAAACTCAAGCCCAGAAACGGCACGGTCCTGAGGATCGGCAAAGTGGACCCGGACGGCACCCGTTACATGGTGGAAAGCAAAGCCACCCCACAACTGATTGCGCTGGCCTTGCAGGGAGATCCGGTTTCCCAGCAGAAGTACCTGAAAGCCCTTCCCTGGAAGAAAATCTGATCCGGTCACCTGATCCCATCGAAGGAAAAAACCAACCCCCAACAGGCACCTGAACCTCTGCCTCCTGTTGGGGGTGTGCTGTATTGGGGTCAAGAGCTTTCTAAGCAAAACCTCCTATAGAATGTTGTCCATGCTCATTTACCAGATTCAAGGCAGCTTAGACGAACTCGATGACCAGCTCCCCGCCCTGTGGGACGCTGGCTGCACCGGAATGCAGGAATTGAATGGCAGTGTACAGGCTTATTTTGAACAGCGCGTCGAGGTTCCCCTGACCGGAGAATGGATCGTCGCAGATGACACCGACTGGCTGGAAAAGTGGAAAGCCGACCTCAAACCCGTCACTGTGGGGCAGATCACCGTGGTCCCCACCTGGTTGCAGGAAGAAGCCCCCAAAGACAGCATCCCCCTGATCATCGACCCGGGAATGGCCTTCGGAACCGGACACCACACCACCACCCAGTTCGCCATCAAAGCCCTGCAAAGTCTGGACATGCCCGGCAAGAAAGTGCTGGATGTGGGTGCAGGCACCGGACTGCTGGCCCTGGTGGCAGGCAAGCTTGGGGCACACGCCAGCGGCGTGGACCTCGACCCGATCACCGTGCCCATTGCCAGAGAAAATGCCGAAATCAACGGTCTGAACGTGCCTTTTTACCAGGGTGTGCTCTCCGATGTGCTGGACCAGGGACCCTGGGATGTGCTGGTCTGCAACCTGTTCGCAGAACTGCACGACGCTCTGATGGGCGAATACCTGGAAGCCCTGATTCCCGCAGGAGACCTGATCATGACCGGCATCCTGCTGGACCGCATGCATCTGGTGCACACCGCCCTGGAACGGGAAGGCTTCACGCTGGTCAGCAGTGAAACCGAAGGGGAATGGGCGCTGATCCTGGCAAAAAGCCCGGCATGAAAACCTTCGAGAAACGCTTCAAAGTGGAGACCCTGTCAGACACCATCGAACTGAGCGGTCCAGAGGTTCAGCACATGCGGGTGCTGCGCCTGAAAAACGGCGATGAAGTGCACCTCTTTGATGGTTCTGGCTGGGAGGCCCGCGCCCGCATTGAGGAGATGGACACCTTCACGGCCACCCTGGTGGTGCTGGAAAAATTTCAGAACGATCTGGAACTGCCAAAGCCCATCACCCTGGCCCTGGCCCTTTTAAAAGGCGACAAGCTGGCCGATGTGGTGCGGGCCTGCACCGAACTGGGGGTCAGCCGTTTTCAGCTTTTAAAGACCCAGTACGCCGATGTGCCCGACCTGGGCGACAACAAACTGGTTCGCCTGAAACGCATTGCCGAAGAAGCCAGCAAACAATCCAGGCGGGCCGTGGTCCCGGAAGTGCTCTCCCCCATCACCCTCAAGCAGTTGCCCAGCGTGACAAAAGGTTTTGTGGCCCATCCACACACCCAGAGCACCCTGCTGGAACACCTGACCTGGGACAGTGAGGTCTGGTTCGCCACTGGCCCAGAAGGGGGTTTCAGCGCAGCCGAAATCGAGCTTTTGCAGCACAAAAATTTCCTGCCCATCACCCTGGGAAAACGCATCCTGCGGG is a window encoding:
- a CDS encoding helix-turn-helix transcriptional regulator, producing the protein MKNRIKVLRAERNLTQADLAIMLDTSRQTINALETGKYDPSLPLAFKIARVFSLNIEDIFQYEE
- a CDS encoding alkaline phosphatase family protein — translated: MTLLSNTLRPDLLGGSILNLISSIQQHFGLNPPDAPLRDPIPFQKKVVLFIADGLGQQQILRHTQQQDTTILQHFSEHRTLTSVFPSATMAALTTLHMGAPPARTGWLSGCLWLPELGSIVNLVHQRDEFTRQVVNVGFMRKTRSVYRQLQSVGVKSTVIFPAAFLGSFLSGWHHEGAHQEGFYFTPNTIPTLVSAALQHSNYVVVYYPHFDDMCHRFNPESQEASDEMLGLDGILQRTIRRLPDNTTFLLTADHGHKSIVQNVWLDQQPDLQPHLVRPVSGEKVARYVHVKPGHAQEVQDLLSQWADVVPTTQLWEEGYFGGDPAELSFLDRTGDLLAHARSGTELNWNYHPDTHQLKGWLGNHGGLTETEMRVPLGVLHT
- a CDS encoding 16S rRNA (uracil(1498)-N(3))-methyltransferase; this translates as MKTFEKRFKVETLSDTIELSGPEVQHMRVLRLKNGDEVHLFDGSGWEARARIEEMDTFTATLVVLEKFQNDLELPKPITLALALLKGDKLADVVRACTELGVSRFQLLKTQYADVPDLGDNKLVRLKRIAEEASKQSRRAVVPEVLSPITLKQLPSVTKGFVAHPHTQSTLLEHLTWDSEVWFATGPEGGFSAAEIELLQHKNFLPITLGKRILRAETAPIALLGALASTGV
- a CDS encoding 50S ribosomal protein L11 methyltransferase; the encoded protein is MLIYQIQGSLDELDDQLPALWDAGCTGMQELNGSVQAYFEQRVEVPLTGEWIVADDTDWLEKWKADLKPVTVGQITVVPTWLQEEAPKDSIPLIIDPGMAFGTGHHTTTQFAIKALQSLDMPGKKVLDVGAGTGLLALVAGKLGAHASGVDLDPITVPIARENAEINGLNVPFYQGVLSDVLDQGPWDVLVCNLFAELHDALMGEYLEALIPAGDLIMTGILLDRMHLVHTALEREGFTLVSSETEGEWALILAKSPA